One stretch of Podospora pseudoanserina strain CBS 124.78 chromosome 4, whole genome shotgun sequence DNA includes these proteins:
- the MIC33 gene encoding putative mitochondrial 2-oxoglutarate/malate carrier protein (COG:C; EggNog:ENOG503NWP1) → MSSFKQEAEVGRTRGPEAMGSMKNDNLPAASDFLHTPLVRAALPFINGGLSGMVATTVIQPVDMIKVRIQLAGEGVAGGPKPTPISVTRDILASGKALDLYTGLSAGLLRQAVYTTARIGFFDTFMGSLSARAKANGKQVGFSERATAGLSAGGLAAMLGNPADLALIRMQSDGLKPVAERKNYKSVIDALTSIAKSEGVGALWAGAAPTVVRAMALNFGQLAFFSEAKAQLKQRTQWSANAQTLTASAVAGFFASFFSLPFDFVKTRLQKQSRGPDGKLPYKSMVDCFAKVAKQEGVMRFYRGFGTYYVRIAPHAMVTLIVADYLGWLTK, encoded by the exons ATGTCCTCATTCAAGCAAGAAGCTGAAGTTGGTCGGACTAGGGGACCCGAAGCAATGGGATCAATGAAGAacgacaacctccccgccgccagcGATTTCCTCCACACGCCCCTCGTCCGGGCGGCGCTTCCTTTTATCAATGGCGGCCTCAGCGGGATGGTTGCCACGACGGTGATTCAGCCCGTCGACATGATCAAGGTGCGCATCCAGCTTGCGGGCGAgggtgtggctggtggaCCGAAGCCGACGCCCATCTCGGTGACTCGCGACATCTTGGCCAGCGGAAAGGCGCTCGATTTGTATACCGGGCTCTCGGCCGGTCTGCTCAGACAGGCCGTGTACACGACCGCCCGCATTGGGTTTTTCGACACCTTTATGGGCAGCCTGTCGGCCCGGGCCAAGGCGAACGGAAAGCAGGTTGGCTTTTCGGAGCGTGCCACTGCTGGTTTGTCGGCCGGTGGTCTGGCTGCCATGCTGGGCAACCCGGCCGATCTGGCGTTGATCCGCATGCAGAGTGATGGGTTGAAGCCGGTGGCCGAAAGGAAGAATTACAAGTCTGTGATTGATGCCCTCACTTCGATTGCGAAGAGCGAGGGCGTTGGCGCTCTTTGGGCCGGTGCGGCTCCGACGGTGGTGCGTGCCATGGCGCTCAACTTTGGGCAGCTGGCTTTCTTCAGCGAGGCCAAGGCGCAGCTGAAGCAGCGGACGCAGTGGTCGGCCAATGCTCAGACTCTGACGGCCAGCGCAGTGGCTGGGTTCTTTGCTTCGTTTTTCTCGTTGCCGTTTGACTTTGTCAAGACGAGGTTGCAGAAGCAGTCGAGGGGGCCGGATGGGAAGCTGCCTTACAAGAGCATGGTGGATTGCTTTGCCAAGGTGGCGAagcaggagggggtgatgaggtttTATAGAGGGTTTGGGACGTATTATGTGAGGATTGCGCCGCATGC GATGGTCACTTTGATTGTGGCTGATTACCTTGGGTGGCTGACCAAATAa